The following proteins come from a genomic window of Pseudomonas hygromyciniae:
- a CDS encoding bifunctional GNAT family N-acetyltransferase/nucleoside diphosphate kinase regulator yields MAMTMEGFRPFRLQISVLKMNKPFISLCPEITRAHALTLMDWLEDERVTCYLSDSPDVSRSIEHAIDRTQLPILTHLFNKGGRFFMAYDRHDAPVGFVRLIKTDSNCEIVLVIGDSDKWGRNLGARTIREGMKLAFLDMRAKKLIAKIHPDNTRSLKAFLRSGFVIESETPTLKSFSMTVGRYLQFLREGAVGDATRIYITEIDKARLESLIVLEQGPAIVELEHELERAIVVKPQQVACNVVTMNSRALLQLDDEEIEVALVYPEDEDSSAGKHSVYSDIGAAILGYQEGDAIDWRISDRTRRIEIRKVLYQPEAAGDFHL; encoded by the coding sequence ATGGCCATGACCATGGAGGGCTTCCGCCCTTTTCGACTACAAATAAGTGTGCTGAAGATGAACAAGCCTTTCATTTCGCTGTGCCCTGAAATTACTCGGGCGCACGCGCTGACGCTGATGGATTGGTTGGAGGATGAGCGCGTCACCTGCTATCTGAGCGATTCGCCTGATGTCTCCCGCTCCATCGAGCACGCCATCGATCGGACTCAATTGCCGATCCTGACCCATCTATTCAACAAGGGTGGCCGATTCTTCATGGCCTATGACCGGCATGACGCCCCGGTGGGCTTTGTCCGTCTCATCAAGACCGACTCAAATTGCGAGATCGTCCTGGTCATCGGAGACAGCGACAAATGGGGCCGAAACCTTGGTGCCCGCACGATTCGCGAGGGCATGAAACTGGCCTTCCTCGACATGCGGGCCAAGAAGCTCATCGCCAAGATCCACCCGGACAACACGCGCTCGCTGAAAGCCTTTCTGCGCAGCGGCTTTGTGATTGAGAGCGAAACACCGACATTGAAGTCGTTTTCGATGACGGTGGGGCGCTATCTCCAGTTCTTGCGCGAAGGTGCCGTTGGCGACGCCACTAGGATCTACATCACTGAAATCGACAAGGCCAGACTCGAAAGTCTAATCGTGCTCGAGCAAGGCCCGGCCATTGTTGAACTCGAACATGAGCTTGAGCGAGCCATTGTCGTCAAGCCGCAGCAAGTGGCCTGCAATGTCGTCACGATGAACTCTAGAGCCTTGCTGCAGTTGGACGACGAAGAGATCGAAGTGGCCCTGGTCTACCCCGAAGATGAGGACAGCAGCGCAGGGAAGCATTCCGTGTATTCCGACATCGGCGCCGCCATCCTGGGCTATCAGGAGGGAGACGCCATCGACTGGCGAATTTCTGATCGGACCCGCCGGATTGAGATCAGGAAAGTGCTTTACCAGCCAGAGGCTGCGGGCGACTTCCACCTATAA
- the glmS gene encoding glutamine--fructose-6-phosphate transaminase (isomerizing), whose translation MCGIVGAVAERNVTAILLEGLKRLEYRGYDSAGVAVFSNAGKLERMRRPGKVSELEQALAGEPLAGRLGIAHTRWATHGAPCERNAHPHFSGDIAVVHNGIIENHEVLREQLKGQGYVFTSDTDTEVIAHLLNHKLKDHSDLTTALKATVKELHGAYGLAVISASQPDRVVAARSGSPLVIGLGLGENFLASDQLALRQVTDRFMYLEEGDIADIRRESVAIWDVNGNSVEREAVQYRDGAEAADKGEFRHFMLKEIHEQPTVVQRTLEGRLSQHQVLVNAFGPQAAELFAKVRNVQIVACGTSYHAGMVARYWLEELAGIPCQVEVASEFRYRKVVVQPDTLFVTISQSGETADTLAALRNAKELGYLASLAICNVSISSLVRESDLTLLTQAGREIGVASTKAFTTQLVGLLLLTLSLGQVRGTLAEGVEATLVEELRRLPTRLGEALAMDSTVEKVAELFADKNHTLFLGRGAQYPVAMEGSLKLKEISYIHAEAYPAGELKHGPLALVDDDMPVVTVAPNNELLEKLKSNLQEVRARGGQLIVFADEKAGMTNGEGTHVINMPHIHDILSPILYTIPLQLLSYYVAVLKGTDVDQPRNLAKSVTVE comes from the coding sequence ATGTGTGGAATTGTAGGCGCAGTCGCTGAACGGAACGTTACCGCCATTTTGCTCGAAGGCCTCAAGCGCCTCGAATACCGTGGCTACGACAGTGCCGGCGTGGCGGTCTTCAGCAACGCGGGCAAGCTTGAGCGCATGCGTCGCCCAGGCAAAGTCAGTGAACTGGAACAGGCCCTGGCAGGTGAGCCCCTGGCGGGCCGCCTGGGCATCGCCCACACCCGCTGGGCGACCCACGGGGCACCGTGCGAGCGCAATGCGCACCCGCACTTCTCCGGTGACATTGCGGTGGTGCACAACGGCATCATCGAAAACCACGAAGTGCTGCGCGAACAACTCAAGGGTCAGGGCTACGTCTTTACTTCGGACACCGACACTGAAGTCATCGCCCACCTGCTCAACCACAAGCTCAAGGACCACAGTGACCTGACCACCGCCCTCAAGGCCACGGTCAAGGAACTGCATGGCGCCTACGGCCTGGCCGTGATCAGCGCCAGCCAACCGGATCGTGTGGTTGCCGCCCGCAGTGGCAGCCCATTGGTGATTGGCCTGGGTCTTGGGGAGAACTTCCTCGCCTCCGATCAACTGGCCTTGCGTCAGGTCACCGACCGCTTCATGTACCTGGAAGAAGGTGATATCGCCGACATCCGCCGTGAAAGCGTGGCGATCTGGGACGTCAACGGCAACTCCGTCGAGCGCGAAGCCGTGCAATACCGCGATGGTGCCGAAGCCGCCGACAAGGGCGAGTTCCGTCACTTCATGCTCAAGGAAATCCACGAGCAACCGACCGTGGTGCAACGCACCCTGGAAGGACGCCTGAGTCAGCACCAGGTGCTGGTCAATGCCTTCGGCCCACAAGCCGCCGAGCTGTTCGCCAAAGTGCGCAATGTTCAGATCGTCGCCTGTGGTACCAGTTACCACGCCGGCATGGTCGCCCGTTACTGGCTGGAAGAACTGGCCGGCATCCCGTGCCAGGTCGAAGTGGCCAGCGAATTCCGCTACCGCAAGGTGGTGGTGCAGCCCGATACCCTGTTCGTGACCATCTCCCAGTCCGGCGAGACCGCCGACACCCTGGCCGCCCTGCGCAATGCCAAAGAGCTGGGCTACCTGGCGAGCCTGGCGATCTGCAACGTCAGCATCAGCTCCCTGGTGCGTGAGTCCGACCTGACCCTGCTGACCCAGGCCGGTCGCGAAATCGGCGTAGCTTCCACCAAGGCCTTCACCACCCAGTTGGTGGGCCTGTTGCTGCTGACCCTGTCCCTGGGCCAAGTCCGCGGCACACTGGCCGAGGGCGTCGAAGCCACCCTGGTAGAAGAGCTGCGCCGCCTGCCGACTCGCCTGGGCGAAGCCCTGGCCATGGACAGCACTGTAGAGAAAGTCGCCGAACTGTTTGCCGACAAGAACCACACCCTGTTCCTCGGTCGTGGCGCGCAATACCCCGTGGCGATGGAAGGCTCCCTGAAACTCAAGGAAATCTCCTATATCCACGCCGAAGCCTACCCGGCCGGTGAGCTCAAGCACGGCCCATTGGCCCTGGTAGACGACGACATGCCCGTGGTCACCGTTGCGCCGAACAATGAACTGCTGGAGAAGCTCAAGTCCAACCTGCAGGAAGTGCGCGCCCGTGGCGGCCAACTGATCGTGTTCGCCGATGAAAAGGCCGGCATGACCAACGGTGAAGGTACTCACGTGATCAACATGCCGCACATCCACGACATCCTGTCGCCGATTCTCTACACCATCCCGCTGCAGTTGCTGTCGTACTACGTGGCGGTGCTCAAGGGCACGGACGTTGACCAGCCGCGTAATTTGGCCAAGTCGGTGACGGTTGAGTAA
- a CDS encoding DeoR/GlpR family DNA-binding transcription regulator: MSKRNTPQRRHNILTLLTEQGEVSVDELAKRFETSEVTIRKDLAALESNGLLLRRYGGAITMPQELVGDPAQPISVHKRAIARAAVKRLREHARIIIDSGSTTAAMIPELGHQPGLVVMTNSLHVASALSELEHEPVLLMTGGTWDPHSDSFQGQVAEQVLRSYDFDQLFIGADGIDLQRGTTTFNELLGLSRVMAEVAREVVVMVESDKIGRKIPNLELPWSSVHTLITDDRLPLEARDQIQARGITLICAAVI; encoded by the coding sequence ATGTCGAAACGAAACACACCGCAAAGACGCCACAACATCCTCACCTTGCTCACCGAGCAGGGTGAAGTGAGCGTGGACGAACTGGCCAAGCGTTTCGAAACCTCCGAAGTGACCATCCGCAAGGACCTCGCCGCGCTGGAAAGTAACGGCTTGTTGCTGCGTCGCTACGGTGGCGCAATCACTATGCCCCAGGAACTGGTCGGCGATCCTGCCCAGCCCATTTCCGTGCACAAGCGCGCCATCGCCCGAGCGGCGGTCAAACGCCTGCGTGAACATGCACGGATCATCATCGACAGCGGCAGCACCACCGCCGCGATGATCCCGGAACTGGGGCATCAGCCCGGCCTGGTGGTGATGACCAACTCCCTGCATGTGGCCAGTGCCCTGAGTGAGTTGGAGCATGAGCCGGTGCTGTTGATGACCGGCGGCACCTGGGACCCGCACTCGGACTCGTTCCAGGGCCAGGTCGCTGAACAAGTGCTGCGTTCCTATGACTTCGACCAACTGTTTATCGGCGCTGACGGCATCGACCTGCAGCGCGGCACCACCACCTTCAATGAATTGCTGGGCCTGAGCCGAGTGATGGCCGAAGTCGCCCGTGAAGTGGTGGTGATGGTCGAATCCGACAAGATCGGCCGCAAGATCCCCAACCTGGAACTGCCCTGGAGCAGCGTCCATACCCTTATTACCGATGATCGCCTGCCGCTTGAGGCCCGCGACCAGATTCAAGCCCGCGGCATCACGCTGATTTGCGCGGCAGTCATCTAG
- the glmU gene encoding bifunctional UDP-N-acetylglucosamine diphosphorylase/glucosamine-1-phosphate N-acetyltransferase GlmU, whose amino-acid sequence MSLEIVILAAGQGTRMRSALPKVLHPVAGNSMLGHVIHSARQLEPQRIHVVIGHGADAVRERLAADDLNFVLQDKQLGTGHATAQAVPFIKADTVLILYGDVPLIEVETLQRLLKHVVPGQMGLLTVELEDPTGYGRIVRNADGKVTAIVEHKDATEAQRAITEGNTGILAVPAAHLADWMSRLSNNNAQGEYYLTDVIEMAVSDGLLVATEQPHDPMEVQGANDRKQLAELERHYQLREGRRLMAQGVTLRDPARFDVRGEVIVGRDVLIDINVILEGRVIIEDDVVIGPNCVIKDSTLRKGVVIKANSHIDGAVMGEGSDAGPFARLRPGSVLEAKAHVGNFVELKNAHLGEGAKAGHLTYLGDAVIGARTNIGAGTITCNYDGANKHQTVLGEDVFIGSNNSLVAPVKVGDGASTAAGSTINQDVDKSQLAVARARQRNIDGWKRPVKIKKT is encoded by the coding sequence ATGTCTCTTGAAATCGTCATTCTCGCCGCAGGCCAGGGCACCCGCATGCGTTCCGCCCTGCCCAAGGTGCTGCACCCGGTTGCTGGCAACTCCATGCTTGGCCATGTTATCCACAGCGCCCGGCAACTGGAGCCACAGCGTATCCACGTAGTGATTGGCCACGGCGCCGACGCGGTGCGTGAGCGTCTGGCCGCCGACGACTTGAATTTCGTATTGCAGGACAAGCAATTGGGGACCGGTCATGCCACGGCGCAAGCCGTACCGTTCATCAAGGCTGACACTGTGCTGATCCTTTACGGTGACGTGCCGCTGATCGAAGTAGAAACCCTGCAGCGCTTGCTCAAACACGTGGTGCCTGGCCAGATGGGGTTGCTCACCGTCGAGCTGGAAGACCCGACCGGTTACGGCCGTATCGTGCGCAACGCCGACGGCAAGGTCACAGCCATCGTCGAGCATAAGGACGCCACTGAGGCCCAACGGGCAATTACCGAAGGCAACACCGGGATTCTCGCGGTGCCGGCAGCGCATTTGGCGGACTGGATGAGTCGCCTGTCGAACAACAACGCCCAGGGCGAGTACTACCTCACCGACGTCATCGAGATGGCCGTCAGCGATGGCCTGTTGGTCGCCACTGAGCAGCCCCACGACCCGATGGAAGTGCAGGGCGCCAACGACCGCAAGCAACTGGCGGAACTGGAGCGGCACTACCAACTGCGCGAAGGCCGCCGCCTGATGGCCCAAGGTGTCACGCTGCGTGATCCTGCGCGTTTCGATGTACGCGGTGAGGTTATCGTGGGGCGTGATGTGCTGATCGATATCAACGTGATCCTTGAAGGCCGCGTGATCATCGAAGACGACGTGGTGATTGGTCCCAACTGCGTGATCAAGGACAGCACCCTGCGCAAAGGCGTGGTGATCAAGGCTAACAGCCATATTGACGGAGCAGTGATGGGCGAGGGCAGCGATGCCGGGCCGTTCGCCCGGTTGCGTCCCGGTAGCGTGCTGGAGGCCAAGGCCCATGTGGGTAACTTTGTCGAACTGAAAAACGCCCACTTGGGCGAGGGCGCCAAGGCAGGTCACCTGACTTACCTGGGCGACGCCGTTATCGGCGCGCGCACCAACATCGGCGCAGGGACCATCACCTGCAACTACGATGGCGCCAACAAGCACCAGACCGTGCTGGGAGAAGATGTATTCATCGGCTCCAATAACTCGCTGGTTGCCCCTGTGAAGGTGGGCGATGGTGCCAGCACGGCCGCAGGCTCCACCATCAACCAGGATGTGGATAAGTCTCAACTGGCTGTTGCCCGCGCCCGCCAACGCAACATCGACGGCTGGAAACGCCCGGTCAAAATCAAAAAGACCTGA
- a CDS encoding F0F1 ATP synthase subunit epsilon, which yields MAMTVHCDIVSAEGEIFSGLVEMVIAHGELGDLGIAMGHAPLITSLKPGPITLTKQGGEKEVFYISGGFLEVQPNMVKVLADTVQRAGDLDEASAQEAVKAAEKALNEKGADFDYSAAAVRLAEAAAQLRTLQQIRKK from the coding sequence ATGGCTATGACAGTCCATTGCGATATCGTCAGCGCGGAAGGGGAAATCTTCTCCGGTCTGGTAGAAATGGTGATTGCACACGGCGAACTCGGTGACCTGGGTATTGCCATGGGCCACGCGCCGTTGATCACCAGCTTGAAGCCAGGTCCGATCACTCTGACCAAGCAGGGCGGGGAAAAGGAGGTGTTCTACATCTCTGGTGGTTTCCTCGAAGTTCAGCCGAACATGGTCAAGGTTCTTGCCGACACCGTGCAACGTGCTGGCGACCTGGATGAAGCCTCCGCTCAGGAAGCCGTCAAGGCTGCCGAGAAGGCCCTGAACGAAAAGGGTGCGGACTTCGACTACAGCGCTGCTGCTGTACGTCTGGCCGAGGCTGCAGCCCAGCTGCGCACGCTCCAGCAGATCCGCAAGAAGTAA
- the atpD gene encoding F0F1 ATP synthase subunit beta — translation MSSGRIVQIIGAVIDVEFPRDSVPSIYNALKVQGAETTLEVQQQLGDGVVRTIAMGSTEGLKRGLDVVDTGAAISVPVGKATLGRIMDVLGNPIDEAGPIDTEERWGIHRPAPSFAEQAGGNDLLETGIKVIDLVCPFAKGGKVGLFGGAGVGKTVNMMELIRNIAIEHSGYSVFAGVGERTREGNDFYHEMKDSNVLDKVALVYGQMNEPPGNRLRVALTGLTMAEKFRDEGNDVLLFVDNIYRYTLAGTEVSALLGRMPSAVGYQPTLAEEMGVLQERITSTKEGSITSIQAVYVPADDLTDPSPATTFAHLDATVVLSRDIASLGIYPAVDPLDSTSRQLDPNVIGQEHYDTARGVQYVLQRYKELKDIIAILGMDELSETDKQLVSRARKIQRFLSQPFFVAEVFTGASGKYVSLKDTIAGFKGILNGDYDHLPEQAFYMVGGIEEAIEKAKKL, via the coding sequence ATGAGTAGCGGACGTATCGTTCAAATCATCGGCGCCGTTATCGACGTGGAATTCCCACGCGACAGCGTACCGAGCATCTACAACGCGCTGAAAGTACAAGGCGCGGAAACTACTCTGGAAGTTCAGCAGCAGCTGGGCGACGGCGTAGTTCGTACCATTGCGATGGGTTCCACCGAAGGCTTGAAGCGCGGTCTGGACGTTGTCGACACTGGTGCTGCCATCTCCGTACCGGTCGGTAAAGCGACCCTGGGCCGGATCATGGACGTACTGGGCAACCCGATTGACGAAGCTGGCCCGATCGACACCGAAGAGCGTTGGGGCATTCACCGTCCAGCACCTTCGTTCGCCGAGCAAGCTGGCGGCAACGACCTGCTGGAAACCGGCATCAAGGTTATCGACCTGGTCTGCCCGTTCGCCAAAGGCGGTAAAGTTGGTCTGTTCGGTGGTGCCGGTGTAGGCAAAACCGTAAACATGATGGAACTGATCCGTAACATCGCCATCGAGCACAGCGGTTATTCCGTGTTCGCCGGTGTGGGTGAGCGTACTCGTGAGGGTAACGACTTCTACCACGAGATGAAGGACTCCAACGTTCTGGACAAAGTGGCACTGGTCTACGGTCAGATGAACGAGCCGCCGGGTAACCGTCTGCGCGTAGCACTGACTGGCCTGACCATGGCCGAGAAGTTCCGTGACGAAGGTAACGACGTTCTGCTGTTCGTCGACAACATCTACCGTTACACCTTGGCCGGTACTGAAGTATCCGCACTGCTGGGCCGTATGCCTTCTGCAGTAGGTTACCAGCCGACCCTGGCTGAAGAGATGGGCGTTCTGCAAGAACGTATCACTTCGACCAAGGAAGGTTCGATCACTTCGATCCAAGCGGTATACGTACCTGCGGATGACTTGACCGACCCGTCGCCAGCGACCACCTTCGCCCACTTGGACGCCACCGTCGTACTGTCCCGTGACATCGCTTCCCTGGGTATCTACCCAGCGGTCGATCCACTGGACTCGACTTCGCGCCAGCTGGACCCGAACGTGATCGGCCAGGAGCACTACGACACCGCTCGCGGCGTTCAGTACGTGCTGCAGCGCTACAAAGAGCTGAAGGACATCATTGCGATCCTGGGTATGGACGAGCTGTCGGAAACCGACAAGCAGTTGGTATCCCGCGCTCGTAAGATCCAGCGCTTCTTGTCGCAGCCGTTCTTCGTGGCTGAAGTCTTCACCGGTGCTTCGGGTAAATACGTTTCCCTGAAAGACACCATCGCTGGCTTCAAAGGCATCCTCAACGGTGACTACGACCACCTGCCAGAACAAGCGTTCTACATGGTCGGCGGCATCGAAGAAGCGATCGAGAAAGCCAAGAAACTGTAA
- the atpG gene encoding F0F1 ATP synthase subunit gamma, protein MAGAKEIRSKIASIKSTQKITSAMEKVAVSKMRKAQMRMSASRPYAERIRQVIGHLANANPEYRHPFMIERAVKRVGYVVVSSDRGLCGGLNTNLFKALVKDMAVNRENGVEIDLCVVGSKGAAFFRNFGGNVVAAISHLGEEPSINDLIGSVKVMLDAYLEGRIDRLSVVSNKFINTMTQQPTVEQLIPLVATPDQELKHHWDYLYEPDAKELLDGLMVRYVESQVYQAVVENNAAEQAARMIAMKNATDNAGDLISDLQLIYNKARQAAITQEISEIVGGAAAV, encoded by the coding sequence ATGGCAGGCGCAAAAGAGATTCGCAGTAAGATTGCGAGCATCAAAAGCACGCAAAAAATTACCAGCGCCATGGAGAAAGTGGCGGTCAGCAAAATGCGCAAGGCACAAATGCGCATGTCGGCTAGCCGTCCTTATGCGGAGCGTATCCGCCAGGTAATTGGGCATCTGGCCAACGCCAACCCGGAATACCGCCACCCGTTCATGATCGAGCGCGCCGTCAAGCGTGTAGGTTATGTGGTAGTGAGCAGTGACCGTGGTTTGTGCGGTGGTTTGAATACCAACCTGTTCAAGGCCCTGGTCAAGGACATGGCGGTAAACCGCGAAAACGGCGTCGAGATTGATCTGTGTGTTGTTGGTAGCAAGGGTGCGGCCTTTTTCCGCAACTTCGGCGGTAACGTCGTTGCAGCTATCAGCCACCTGGGTGAAGAGCCGTCGATCAATGACTTGATCGGCAGTGTGAAGGTGATGCTGGATGCGTACCTGGAAGGCCGGATCGACCGCCTGTCCGTGGTATCCAACAAGTTCATCAACACCATGACCCAGCAGCCAACCGTGGAGCAATTGATTCCACTGGTGGCGACCCCGGATCAGGAACTCAAGCACCACTGGGACTACCTCTACGAACCAGACGCCAAAGAGCTGCTTGACGGCTTGATGGTGCGCTACGTGGAGTCGCAGGTGTACCAGGCGGTGGTCGAGAACAACGCAGCTGAACAAGCGGCGCGGATGATCGCGATGAAAAACGCTACCGACAACGCCGGTGATCTGATCAGCGATTTGCAGCTGATCTACAACAAGGCGCGTCAGGCTGCGATCACCCAAGAGATCTCGGAAATCGTCGGCGGCGCTGCCGCGGTTTAA
- the atpA gene encoding F0F1 ATP synthase subunit alpha — protein sequence MQQLNPSEISEIIKGRIDKLDVTSQARNEGTVVSVSDGIVRIHGLADVMYGEMIEFPGGVYGMALNLEQDSVGAVVLGAYTSLAEGMSAKCTGRILEVPVGKELLGRVVDALGNPVDGKGPLGNTETDAVEKVAPGVIWRKSVDQPVQTGYKAVDAMIPVGRGQRELIIGDRQIGKTALAIDAIINQKDSGIFCVYVAIGQKQSTIANVVRKLEENGALANTIIVAASASESPALQFLAPYSGCTMGEFFRDRGEDALIVYDDLSKQAVAYRQISLLLRRPPGREAYPGDVFYLHSRLLERASRVSEEYVEKFTNGAVTGKTGSLTALPIIETQAGDVSAFVPTNVISITDGQIFLESAMFNSGIRPAVNAGVSVSRVGGAAQTKIIKKLSGGIRTALAQYRELAAFAQFASDLDEATRKQLEHGQRVTELMKQKQYAPMSIADMSLSLYAAERGFLTDVEIAKVGSFEQALIAYFNRDHADLMAKINVKGDFNDEIDAGLKAGIEKFKATQTW from the coding sequence TCTGGCCGACGTAATGTACGGCGAGATGATCGAGTTTCCGGGCGGCGTCTACGGTATGGCTCTCAACCTGGAGCAAGACTCCGTAGGTGCCGTTGTATTGGGCGCGTACACCAGTCTGGCTGAAGGCATGAGCGCCAAGTGCACTGGCCGCATACTCGAAGTTCCGGTTGGTAAGGAACTGCTGGGTCGCGTTGTCGACGCACTGGGTAACCCTGTTGACGGTAAAGGTCCGCTGGGCAACACCGAGACCGACGCGGTCGAGAAAGTTGCTCCAGGCGTGATCTGGCGTAAGTCGGTAGACCAGCCTGTACAGACTGGCTACAAGGCTGTCGATGCCATGATCCCAGTCGGCCGTGGCCAGCGTGAGCTGATCATCGGTGACCGTCAGATCGGTAAGACCGCTCTGGCGATCGACGCGATCATCAACCAGAAAGACAGCGGCATTTTCTGCGTCTACGTAGCGATCGGTCAGAAACAATCGACCATCGCCAACGTGGTTCGCAAGCTGGAAGAAAACGGCGCCCTGGCCAACACGATCATCGTGGCTGCCAGTGCTTCGGAATCTCCTGCGCTGCAATTCCTGGCACCGTACTCCGGTTGCACCATGGGTGAATTCTTCCGCGACCGCGGTGAAGACGCGCTGATCGTTTATGACGATCTGTCCAAGCAAGCAGTGGCTTACCGCCAGATTTCCCTGCTGCTGCGTCGTCCACCAGGCCGTGAAGCCTACCCAGGCGACGTGTTCTATCTCCACTCCCGTCTGCTGGAGCGCGCATCCCGCGTATCCGAAGAGTATGTAGAGAAGTTCACCAACGGCGCAGTGACCGGCAAAACCGGTTCCCTGACCGCACTGCCGATCATCGAAACCCAGGCTGGTGACGTTTCCGCGTTCGTTCCGACCAACGTGATTTCCATCACCGACGGTCAGATCTTCCTGGAATCGGCCATGTTCAACTCCGGGATCCGTCCTGCTGTGAACGCCGGCGTTTCGGTATCCCGTGTGGGTGGTGCCGCTCAGACCAAGATCATCAAGAAGCTCTCCGGTGGTATCCGTACCGCTCTGGCTCAGTACCGTGAACTGGCGGCATTCGCCCAGTTTGCTTCTGACCTGGACGAAGCGACCCGTAAGCAACTTGAGCATGGTCAGCGCGTTACCGAGCTGATGAAGCAGAAGCAATACGCGCCAATGTCGATCGCTGACATGTCGCTGTCGCTGTATGCCGCTGAGCGTGGGTTCCTGACTGACGTCGAAATCGCCAAGGTCGGCAGCTTTGAACAAGCGCTGATTGCTTACTTCAACCGAGATCACGCCGATTTGATGGCCAAGATCAACGTGAAGGGTGACTTCAATGACGAAATCGACGCTGGCCTGAAGGCTGGTATCGAGAAGTTCAAGGCCACCCAAACCTGGTAA